One genomic window of Prochlorococcus sp. MIT 0801 includes the following:
- a CDS encoding ATP-dependent Clp protease proteolytic subunit, whose amino-acid sequence MTASSPYYGDSAVMRTPPPDLPSLLLKERIVYLGLPLFSDDDAKRQLGMDVTELIIAQLLFLEFDNSEKPIYFYINSTGTSWYTGDAIGFETEAFAICDTLRYVKPPVHTICIGQAMGTAAVILSAGTKGQRAALPHASIVLHQPRSGAQGQATDIQIRANEVIHNKKAMLEILSHNTGRSVDQLSKDSDRMSYLNPHEAVDYGIIDRVLTSRKDLPGEKVLPA is encoded by the coding sequence ATGACAGCATCTTCCCCATATTATGGCGACTCTGCCGTAATGAGAACTCCGCCTCCTGATTTACCCTCACTGCTTCTAAAAGAAAGGATAGTTTATTTAGGCTTGCCTTTATTTTCCGATGATGATGCCAAAAGGCAACTCGGAATGGATGTAACTGAATTAATTATTGCCCAACTTCTTTTTCTGGAATTTGATAATTCTGAAAAACCTATTTATTTTTATATAAACTCAACTGGAACGAGCTGGTATACAGGAGATGCCATCGGATTTGAAACTGAAGCCTTTGCAATCTGCGATACGCTCAGATACGTCAAGCCTCCCGTGCATACTATTTGCATAGGCCAAGCAATGGGAACAGCAGCAGTAATACTCTCAGCAGGAACGAAAGGGCAACGCGCGGCATTACCTCATGCATCTATTGTCCTTCATCAGCCTAGAAGTGGGGCGCAAGGCCAAGCAACTGATATTCAAATCAGAGCGAATGAGGTTATTCACAATAAAAAAGCAATGCTAGAAATCCTTAGTCATAACACTGGCAGATCAGTAGATCAATTATCCAAAGACTCAGATCGAATGAGTTATTTGAACCCTCATGAAGCAGTTGATTATGGAATCATAGATCGCGTTCTTACTAGTAGAAAAGACTTGCCAGGTGAAAAAGTATTGCCTGCATAA
- a CDS encoding ATP-dependent Clp protease proteolytic subunit: protein MPIGTPSVPYRLPGSQFERWVDIYTRLGAERILFLGQEVNDGIANSLVAQMLYLDSEDSSKPIYLYINSPGGSVTAGLAIYDTMKYVKSDLVTICVGLAASMGAFLLSAGTKGKRLALPHSRIMIHQPLGGTAQRQASDIEIEAREILRIKEMLNKSMAEMTGQTFEKIEKDTDRDYFLSAEEAKNYGLIDRVITHPSESAN from the coding sequence ATGCCAATAGGTACTCCAAGCGTTCCATACCGTCTTCCAGGAAGTCAATTCGAAAGATGGGTTGATATTTACACAAGACTTGGTGCGGAAAGAATTCTATTTCTTGGTCAAGAAGTAAACGATGGAATTGCAAATAGCCTAGTAGCACAAATGCTTTATCTTGATTCTGAAGATAGTAGCAAGCCGATCTATTTGTATATCAATAGTCCTGGAGGATCCGTAACCGCAGGCTTAGCAATCTATGACACAATGAAATATGTAAAAAGCGATCTAGTAACTATTTGTGTTGGGTTAGCGGCCTCGATGGGTGCTTTTTTACTTTCTGCAGGAACAAAAGGGAAAAGGCTTGCACTACCCCACAGCAGAATTATGATTCACCAGCCACTTGGCGGTACTGCGCAAAGACAAGCGAGTGACATAGAGATTGAAGCACGTGAAATTCTTAGAATTAAAGAAATGCTCAATAAATCGATGGCAGAAATGACGGGACAAACATTTGAAAAGATAGAGAAAGACACTGATCGTGATTACTTTTTGAGCGCGGAAGAGGCAAAAAATTACGGTCTAATTGATCGAGTAATTACACATCCAAGTGAAAGTGCAAATTAA
- the ilvC gene encoding ketol-acid reductoisomerase, whose product MAKLFYDSDADLGLLQNKTVAIIGYGSQGHAHALNLKDSGIKVVVGLYEGSRSASKATSDGLEVLSVADASERADWIMILLPDEFQKDVYSKEIAPHLKAGKILSFAHGFNIRFELIKPPEFVDVVMIAPKGPGHTVRWEYQNGQGVPALFAIEQDASGNARALAMAYAKGIGGTRAGILETNFKEETETDLFGEQAVLCGGLSELVKAGFETLVEAGYQPELAYFECLHEVKLIVDLMVKGGLTAMRDSISNTAEYGDYVSGPRLITKETKEEMKHILADIQDGTFAKNFVKECDAGKPEMKRIRQKDSELPIEKVGKTLRSMFSWLKSD is encoded by the coding sequence ATGGCAAAACTTTTTTACGACTCCGATGCAGACCTAGGTCTTCTTCAGAATAAAACCGTTGCAATTATTGGCTATGGATCGCAAGGCCACGCTCATGCATTGAATTTAAAAGATAGTGGCATCAAAGTTGTTGTTGGGCTTTATGAAGGAAGTCGATCAGCAAGTAAAGCAACATCAGATGGATTGGAAGTTTTAAGCGTGGCGGATGCTTCTGAAAGAGCAGATTGGATCATGATACTTTTGCCTGATGAATTTCAAAAAGATGTTTACTCCAAAGAGATAGCACCTCATTTAAAAGCTGGAAAAATACTAAGTTTTGCTCATGGTTTCAATATTCGCTTTGAATTAATAAAACCACCTGAATTTGTCGATGTAGTAATGATTGCCCCAAAAGGACCAGGTCACACTGTCAGATGGGAGTATCAAAATGGTCAAGGGGTTCCTGCTTTATTTGCTATTGAGCAAGATGCCTCAGGCAATGCAAGAGCACTTGCGATGGCATATGCAAAAGGTATAGGCGGAACACGCGCTGGTATTTTAGAAACGAACTTTAAAGAAGAAACCGAAACAGATCTTTTTGGAGAACAAGCTGTTTTGTGTGGAGGCCTTTCAGAGTTAGTCAAAGCTGGTTTTGAAACTCTTGTTGAAGCAGGATATCAACCAGAATTGGCCTACTTTGAATGCTTACACGAAGTCAAGCTAATTGTTGACCTTATGGTTAAAGGAGGTTTAACTGCAATGAGGGATTCAATTTCAAATACAGCTGAATATGGAGATTACGTAAGCGGTCCAAGATTAATAACCAAAGAGACGAAAGAAGAAATGAAACATATTCTTGCCGATATTCAAGATGGTACTTTTGCTAAAAACTTTGTAAAAGAATGTGATGCAGGAAAACCTGAAATGAAGAGAATTCGCCAAAAAGACTCAGAACTCCCAATAGAAAAAGTAGGCAAAACACTTCGCTCGATGTTTAGTTGGCTTAAATCAGACTGA
- the cbiB gene encoding adenosylcobinamide-phosphate synthase CbiB: MLVAVILDLLIGDPRSLPHPVQFMGVVISFSKVLTEKIAKENKSKLYIGGLIITFTVVSLSGISGWIIERLFLFYEIKNPILCTLIFGLIISSSLASRSLNKSIVEILDIISKENTINNLSNSRQKLSLIVGRDVENLDSNEILRALAETASENSVDGIFAPLFWMFLGTIFWEFNKSMPGPLAMAWIFKASSTIDSMLGYKEGKLKWLGFTGAKLDDLMVWIPSRIVLITLPFCCKPKQSIFKTIKDSWKDGIVDTSPNSGISEAIFAYCAEVKMGGVNYYKGKKRIKPIIAETYPMASINSVRKILGLSLRLELFWLLAFYLIIKLINL; the protein is encoded by the coding sequence ATCTTAGTTGCTGTTATTCTTGACCTCTTAATAGGTGATCCAAGAAGCTTGCCACACCCTGTCCAGTTCATGGGTGTGGTTATTAGTTTTTCAAAAGTATTAACAGAGAAGATTGCGAAAGAAAATAAATCAAAGTTATATATAGGAGGCTTAATAATTACATTTACAGTTGTATCATTAAGTGGAATATCTGGATGGATTATAGAAAGATTATTTTTATTTTATGAAATAAAAAATCCTATTTTATGTACATTAATTTTTGGTCTGATTATAAGTAGTTCTCTTGCTTCAAGGAGTCTAAATAAAAGTATTGTTGAAATTTTAGATATAATAAGCAAAGAAAATACTATAAACAATTTAAGTAATTCAAGACAAAAATTAAGCCTTATAGTTGGTAGAGATGTTGAGAATCTAGATAGCAATGAAATTCTTAGAGCTTTAGCTGAAACAGCAAGTGAAAATTCTGTGGATGGAATATTTGCTCCATTGTTTTGGATGTTTTTAGGAACTATTTTCTGGGAATTCAATAAATCCATGCCAGGCCCATTGGCGATGGCATGGATCTTTAAAGCATCTAGCACCATTGATTCAATGCTTGGCTACAAAGAGGGTAAATTAAAGTGGCTTGGCTTTACTGGTGCGAAGCTTGATGATCTAATGGTATGGATACCTTCAAGAATTGTATTAATTACGCTTCCTTTTTGCTGCAAACCAAAGCAGTCAATTTTTAAAACAATAAAAGATTCCTGGAAAGATGGAATTGTTGATACTTCTCCAAACTCAGGAATTTCTGAAGCAATTTTTGCTTATTGTGCCGAAGTAAAAATGGGGGGGGTAAACTATTACAAAGGAAAAAAAAGAATAAAGCCAATAATTGCAGAAACATATCCTATGGCAAGTATTAATTCAGTCAGAAAAATACTTGGACTGAGTCTTAGACTTGAGCTGTTTTGGCTTCTAGCTTTTTACTTGATAATAAAACTTATAAATTTATAA